In one Trichlorobacter lovleyi SZ genomic region, the following are encoded:
- a CDS encoding RluA family pseudouridine synthase — MIKQFSVAKEMAGQRLDETLAQLAGISKGEARRIIDRGGCAVNQAMVRVASRGMKAEDQLTVGFMEQGRFLELLLPPEAIVYQDKELLAINKPSGIASQRTPYQLKGTLEYWVAEEFVRQGIKEPVRVVHRLDRGTSGLMLFPKHRQAAAWLSELFKQGGIQKRYLALVTGKPVEERWSCDGPIGKLGSARWGIMSEGRAALTDFRLLAAAEGLALVEAFPRTGRTHQIRVHLSAAGLPIVGDATYGGLVSERLMLHCAGLQFAGRHGLPCNLEALPDSSFIGRCGLCWDAVPKR, encoded by the coding sequence ATGATCAAGCAATTCAGTGTAGCAAAAGAGATGGCCGGTCAGCGTCTTGATGAAACCTTGGCGCAACTGGCGGGAATCAGCAAAGGTGAGGCTCGGCGGATCATTGACCGGGGTGGCTGTGCGGTTAATCAGGCCATGGTGCGGGTGGCTTCCAGAGGCATGAAGGCCGAAGACCAGCTGACAGTTGGTTTTATGGAACAGGGCAGATTCCTGGAACTGCTGCTGCCACCTGAGGCAATTGTCTATCAGGATAAGGAACTGCTGGCAATCAACAAGCCTTCCGGTATTGCCAGCCAGCGTACTCCGTATCAGCTGAAAGGAACGCTGGAATACTGGGTTGCCGAGGAGTTTGTGCGCCAGGGAATTAAAGAACCGGTGCGGGTGGTGCACCGGCTTGACCGGGGGACATCGGGGCTGATGCTGTTTCCCAAGCATCGTCAGGCAGCGGCCTGGCTTTCTGAGCTGTTTAAGCAGGGGGGGATTCAGAAACGTTATCTGGCGCTGGTTACGGGTAAACCTGTTGAAGAGCGCTGGTCCTGCGATGGCCCGATCGGCAAACTGGGCAGTGCACGGTGGGGAATCATGTCTGAAGGCAGGGCAGCCCTGACTGATTTCCGGCTGCTTGCTGCTGCAGAAGGCCTGGCACTGGTTGAGGCCTTTCCGCGAACCGGACGAACCCACCAGATCCGGGTTCACCTTTCAGCAGCCGGCCTTCCGATTGTGGGGGATGCTACCTATGGTGGCCTGGTGTCTGAACGGCTTATGTTGCATTGTGCCGGGTTGCAGTTTGCCGGGCGGCATGGTCTGCCCTGTAACCTGGAGGCGTTGCCGGACAGTTCGTTTATTGGCCGCTGCGGTCTCTGCTGGGATGCCGTGCCGAAGAGATAA
- a CDS encoding class I SAM-dependent methyltransferase translates to MPSTKAPHPVLRGPVPLSHLLLQRFIQSGSRVIDATCGNGKDTLLLAELVGETGHVWAFDIQQEALDRTAQRLAEQNLQQRVSLLHAGHERLLELVKPPLHGVVFNLGWLPGAAREIATGTATTLTALEASLQLLAPAGLVLVTCYPGHAGGDQEAAAVQKWAMSLSSRSYFVWRMGQLNVTPDAPFCLLIQDGRSSDVR, encoded by the coding sequence ATGCCATCAACCAAAGCCCCACATCCCGTCCTGCGCGGCCCGGTTCCACTCAGTCACCTGCTGCTGCAGCGCTTTATCCAATCCGGCAGCCGGGTCATTGATGCCACCTGCGGCAACGGCAAGGACACCCTGCTACTGGCTGAACTGGTTGGGGAAACCGGCCATGTATGGGCCTTTGACATCCAGCAGGAAGCCCTTGACCGCACTGCCCAACGCCTGGCAGAACAGAACCTGCAGCAACGGGTATCCCTGCTGCATGCCGGCCATGAGCGCCTGCTGGAACTGGTGAAGCCACCACTGCATGGGGTTGTCTTTAATCTGGGCTGGCTCCCCGGCGCAGCTCGGGAGATTGCAACCGGCACTGCCACCACCCTGACCGCCCTGGAGGCATCGCTACAACTATTGGCACCGGCAGGCCTGGTGCTGGTTACCTGCTATCCAGGCCATGCAGGCGGAGATCAGGAAGCGGCAGCAGTACAGAAATGGGCAATGTCCCTTTCTTCACGCAGCTATTTTGTCTGGCGGATGGGACAACTGAATGTGACTCCTGACGCACCATTCTGCCTGCTGATTCAAGATGGAAGATCCTCCGATGTCCGCTG